A region of Domibacillus sp. DTU_2020_1001157_1_SI_ALB_TIR_016 DNA encodes the following proteins:
- a CDS encoding glycine betaine/L-proline ABC transporter ATP-binding protein, which yields MDPYVQVKNVSKIFGKSPKAAIELLKQGKTKKEILNETGQTVGVNNVNFDIYQGEIFVIMGLSGSGKSTLIRMFNRLIDPTIGEILIENEDIVKMNAARLREVRQKKISMVFQNFALFPHKTILENTEYGLEIQKVPADERRKKAMSALEVVGLKGYEHQLPSQLSGGMQQRVGLARALASDTSILLMDEAFSALDPLIRKDMQDELLEIQEQYKKTIIFITHDLDEALRIGDRIALMKDGSVIQLGTPEQIMMNPANEFVEKFVEDVDLSKVLTASHVMKRPEKIGADRGPRVALEIMRKQGYSSIFVVDRKQKLLGAITAEQARQAIDQNLSIPEVMTTDIPTASEDTLLGDIMDEMATSNLPISVVDDQQRIKGIVIRGALIGALAGNKDSLNEMESE from the coding sequence ATGGATCCATACGTACAAGTAAAAAATGTCTCGAAGATTTTTGGCAAATCCCCTAAAGCAGCCATTGAGTTATTAAAGCAAGGCAAGACAAAAAAAGAAATTTTAAATGAAACAGGACAGACAGTTGGAGTAAATAATGTCAACTTTGATATTTATCAAGGAGAGATTTTTGTCATCATGGGGTTATCCGGAAGCGGTAAATCAACCTTGATTCGCATGTTTAACCGGCTGATTGACCCGACTATCGGTGAAATTCTAATTGAAAACGAAGATATTGTTAAAATGAATGCTGCAAGATTAAGAGAAGTTAGACAAAAGAAAATCAGCATGGTTTTTCAAAACTTCGCTCTCTTCCCCCACAAAACTATTTTAGAAAACACCGAGTATGGCCTTGAAATTCAAAAAGTCCCTGCCGATGAACGTCGTAAAAAAGCAATGAGCGCTCTTGAAGTAGTAGGCTTAAAAGGATATGAGCACCAACTGCCTTCACAGCTGAGCGGCGGTATGCAGCAGCGGGTCGGTCTCGCCCGGGCTCTTGCAAGCGATACAAGCATTTTGCTTATGGATGAGGCATTTAGTGCCCTTGACCCGCTTATTCGCAAAGATATGCAGGATGAACTGCTGGAAATTCAAGAGCAGTATAAAAAAACCATTATCTTTATTACCCATGATCTGGATGAAGCGCTCCGAATTGGTGATCGAATTGCGCTTATGAAAGACGGCAGTGTCATCCAGCTAGGCACTCCGGAACAAATTATGATGAATCCAGCCAATGAATTTGTTGAAAAGTTCGTTGAAGATGTGGATTTATCCAAAGTGCTCACGGCTTCTCACGTAATGAAGCGGCCTGAGAAAATTGGTGCTGACCGCGGACCTCGCGTGGCGCTAGAAATTATGCGCAAGCAAGGCTATTCAAGTATTTTCGTCGTAGACCGCAAGCAAAAACTGCTCGGTGCGATTACAGCCGAACAGGCTCGTCAGGCTATTGATCAAAACCTGTCGATTCCAGAGGTTATGACTACCGATATTCCAACAGCGTCGGAAGACACACTGCTTGGCGATATTATGGATGAGATGGCTACATCCAATTTGCCGATCTCTGTTGTGGACGACCAGCAAAGAATTAAAGGAATTGTCATCCGCGGAGCCCTCATTGGAGCGCTGGCCGGTAACAAAGATTCCTTGAACGAAATGGAGAGTGAGTAA
- a CDS encoding potassium channel protein — protein sequence MKLSLKRIIYYLIKLRSRIFLPFFLLYILITSYIILMIEPETFGSYLTALYWVMTALATVGFGDYAPVTDAGKAFTIFLYVTGIGMVSVFIGNILESVYRIEKMRVGGKMKYTGSNHIILIGWSEKSKAAVEEIITSDNRIDIVLIDHLEKSPIIDEHLFYVRGDATNEETLMRANLPEAKGVIIFAEDPLQANDTAKDPLLADGKTLLIATAITSIEEQMNLSIHVTAEVIHQKHIRLFERVKVDEFIPTNEMISHAAVRSLFSHGITHIYAELMSRQVGESIYEIAKRPQWVTYRDAFMDLLDEGATLVADHSNLHINQKLDERIPAGARLFVMCDKEVIAKIQPDAND from the coding sequence ATGAAACTGTCACTAAAAAGAATCATTTATTACTTGATTAAATTAAGAAGCCGAATCTTTCTGCCCTTTTTTCTTCTATATATCTTGATCACTTCATATATCATTTTGATGATCGAGCCTGAAACCTTTGGTTCTTATTTAACAGCCCTGTACTGGGTAATGACCGCTTTGGCTACAGTCGGCTTTGGAGATTATGCTCCTGTTACGGATGCCGGAAAAGCTTTTACAATTTTTCTTTATGTTACAGGTATTGGAATGGTCAGTGTGTTTATTGGAAACATTCTTGAATCGGTGTATCGGATTGAGAAGATGAGGGTAGGTGGAAAAATGAAATATACAGGAAGCAACCATATTATTTTAATCGGATGGAGTGAAAAATCAAAAGCGGCAGTGGAAGAAATTATCACTTCGGATAACAGAATCGATATTGTCCTCATTGATCATCTGGAAAAGTCTCCTATAATAGATGAACACCTTTTTTATGTGCGAGGAGATGCAACGAATGAGGAAACGCTTATGCGGGCAAATTTGCCGGAAGCCAAAGGAGTAATTATCTTCGCTGAAGATCCTCTACAAGCAAATGATACTGCGAAAGATCCCCTTCTGGCCGATGGGAAAACGCTGCTTATTGCCACGGCCATTACGTCGATTGAAGAACAAATGAATTTATCTATTCATGTAACAGCGGAAGTCATTCACCAGAAGCACATTCGTTTATTTGAACGAGTTAAAGTCGATGAATTTATTCCGACCAATGAAATGATTTCCCATGCAGCCGTACGGTCTCTGTTTTCCCACGGTATCACTCATATTTATGCTGAATTAATGAGCCGTCAGGTCGGCGAAAGTATCTATGAAATTGCCAAACGCCCCCAATGGGTTACATACCGGGACGCATTTATGGATCTATTGGATGAGGGAGCCACGCTTGTAGCGGATCACAGCAATCTTCATATTAACCAAAAATTAGACGAACGAATTCCAGCTGGAGCGCGCCTTTTTGTAATGTGCGATAAAGAAGTGATTGCTAAAATTCAGCCGGATGCTAATGACTAA
- the nirB gene encoding nitrite reductase large subunit NirB, with the protein MNKERIVLIGNGMAGVRSIEEILKINPNRFHITIFGEEPYPNYNRIQLSKVLQGDTTIADITLNDWNWYEEQNIQLYPGEGVTRIDTEAKCVHTTKERTVQYDKLIIATGSVPFIIPVPGHEKKGVTAFRDIKDCEKMIDASKEFKKASVIGGGLLGLEAARGLLNLGMEVNVIHLADFLMERQLDETAGKMLQKELEKQGMNFLMQKQTAEILGENRVEGIRFNDGEEIETDLVVMAVGIRPNTSLAKESGIAVNRGILVNDFMETNIPDVYAVGECAEHREVVYGLVAPLYEQGKAMAAHICDTQAPGYAGSVLSTQLKVSGVDVFSVGEIVEDEETKTIKMFDDWKGTYKKVLIRDGKMAGAVLFGDTSEGNKLLRLINKKADVEEYIGAAEEGTGGASLVASMDDSELICGCNGVSKGTIMEAIKRDGLTTVDQVKACTSASRSCGGCKPLVVDLLAHTLGDGFDTSNQKEAICGCTTLSRDEVVEAIREKGLTHTKEVMNVLGWETDGGCSKCRPALNYYLGMINPKEYEDEKASKFVNERMHGNIQKDGTYSVVPRMYGGVTSANDLRKIADVADKYNVPLIKVTGGQRIDLFGVKKEDLPGMWADLDMPSGYAYGKTLRTVKTCVGESFCRFGTQDSMSMGIQMEKKFERIGTPHKVKMAVSACPRNCAESGIKDIGVVGVDGGWEIYVGGNGGTHLRAADLFCKVKTNEEVMEMTGAFMQYYREDAVYLERTAAWVERVGLDHIKEVLSDKAARDALNARIDEALSVTTEPWKEVIESEKIRKELYETELVSTTK; encoded by the coding sequence TTGAATAAAGAAAGAATAGTACTAATTGGAAATGGGATGGCCGGTGTCCGGTCTATTGAAGAAATATTAAAAATTAACCCGAATCGGTTTCATATTACTATTTTTGGTGAAGAGCCTTATCCGAACTATAACCGTATTCAATTGTCAAAGGTCCTTCAAGGAGATACAACGATCGCTGACATTACGCTAAACGACTGGAACTGGTACGAAGAACAAAACATTCAGCTTTATCCAGGTGAAGGGGTAACGCGGATTGATACAGAAGCAAAATGTGTTCATACCACAAAAGAGCGGACAGTCCAATATGACAAACTTATTATTGCGACAGGCTCGGTTCCTTTTATTATTCCGGTGCCGGGGCATGAGAAAAAAGGCGTAACCGCATTCCGTGATATTAAAGACTGTGAAAAAATGATCGATGCGTCCAAAGAATTCAAAAAAGCGTCCGTTATTGGAGGAGGTCTTCTCGGACTCGAAGCTGCACGCGGGCTCTTGAATCTAGGCATGGAAGTAAACGTTATTCATCTGGCCGACTTTTTAATGGAGCGCCAGCTCGATGAAACAGCCGGTAAAATGCTGCAGAAAGAGCTGGAAAAGCAAGGAATGAACTTCCTTATGCAAAAGCAGACAGCCGAGATTTTAGGGGAGAACCGGGTAGAAGGTATCCGCTTTAATGACGGCGAAGAAATCGAAACGGATCTGGTCGTGATGGCGGTCGGTATCCGGCCGAATACATCATTGGCGAAAGAGAGCGGTATTGCCGTAAACCGGGGCATTCTTGTCAACGACTTTATGGAAACCAATATCCCAGATGTGTACGCGGTTGGGGAATGTGCCGAGCACCGCGAAGTCGTCTACGGCCTTGTGGCTCCGCTTTATGAGCAGGGCAAGGCAATGGCAGCGCACATTTGTGATACACAGGCTCCCGGCTATGCAGGCTCAGTTCTGTCCACACAGTTAAAAGTTTCGGGTGTGGATGTATTCTCGGTCGGTGAAATTGTAGAAGATGAAGAAACGAAGACAATTAAAATGTTTGATGACTGGAAAGGCACATACAAAAAGGTCTTAATCCGTGACGGAAAAATGGCCGGTGCTGTTTTGTTTGGGGACACAAGTGAAGGAAATAAGCTGCTTCGCCTGATTAATAAGAAAGCGGATGTAGAGGAATACATCGGTGCGGCGGAAGAAGGCACTGGTGGAGCGAGCCTGGTGGCATCTATGGATGACAGCGAATTGATCTGCGGCTGTAACGGCGTATCAAAAGGCACCATCATGGAAGCGATCAAACGTGACGGGCTGACAACTGTGGATCAAGTAAAAGCCTGCACGAGTGCATCCCGTTCATGCGGCGGCTGTAAACCACTCGTTGTAGACCTGCTTGCCCATACATTAGGAGATGGATTTGACACATCGAACCAAAAAGAAGCGATCTGCGGCTGTACCACGCTTTCGCGTGATGAAGTTGTTGAGGCAATTCGTGAAAAAGGGCTGACTCATACAAAAGAAGTGATGAATGTGCTTGGCTGGGAAACAGACGGCGGCTGTTCAAAGTGCCGTCCAGCACTGAACTATTATTTAGGCATGATTAATCCGAAAGAATACGAGGATGAAAAAGCCTCTAAATTTGTGAACGAGCGGATGCATGGCAATATTCAAAAAGATGGCACCTATTCAGTTGTACCGCGGATGTATGGCGGTGTAACGTCAGCGAATGACCTGAGGAAAATTGCGGATGTAGCAGATAAATATAATGTGCCGCTCATCAAAGTAACCGGCGGCCAGCGGATTGATTTATTCGGTGTGAAAAAAGAGGATCTGCCGGGTATGTGGGCGGATTTGGATATGCCGTCCGGCTATGCGTACGGAAAAACATTACGAACGGTTAAAACCTGTGTCGGTGAAAGTTTCTGCCGCTTCGGCACCCAGGATTCCATGAGCATGGGAATCCAGATGGAAAAGAAATTCGAGCGAATCGGCACACCGCATAAAGTGAAAATGGCCGTATCTGCCTGCCCGCGCAACTGTGCAGAATCTGGCATCAAGGATATTGGAGTCGTGGGTGTAGACGGCGGCTGGGAAATATACGTTGGCGGAAATGGCGGAACCCATCTGCGGGCAGCTGATCTTTTCTGCAAAGTAAAAACGAACGAAGAAGTAATGGAAATGACAGGTGCATTTATGCAGTATTACCGGGAGGATGCGGTATATCTTGAACGGACGGCGGCCTGGGTAGAGCGTGTCGGCCTTGACCATATTAAAGAAGTTCTGTCCGATAAAGCAGCGCGTGATGCGCTGAACGCCCGGATCGACGAAGCACTGTCTGTCACAACAGAGCCGTGGAAAGAAGTAATCGAAAGCGAAAAAATCCGAAAAGAACTATATGAAACAGAGCTTGTGAGCACAACAAAATAA
- a CDS encoding BlaI/MecI/CopY family transcriptional regulator, producing the protein MSRSSNWESKQLYESSCRVQSSRKLKEAIWQLLWEAERPYTTKEISSLLYTGEATANSLLHSLMQEKKIKREKITSKINGRTISRYVYYGVEPYAELQQEELSPLMAQVYQLFQSTGQKLSAERVSSLLNLAPTSTATVLYRLYKKGYLSRSKEYSGKRKRYLYMIEEDSERESSYIIERMDKLPAKGGTLKDISAVTGISIRTLKEVMLELFKKGQVCRRRHSEYAENESLIYFLRDEKTWEYHISRLLEFEIVQELNKHSCPLSLIDLENRLNVNVSKIRKSVQFMCEASIVERIHLAKESAHRRGYGYRLTKTGKRRTSTMWDYFEEIVCTEK; encoded by the coding sequence ATGAGCAGGTCATCAAATTGGGAAAGCAAACAATTATATGAATCCTCCTGCAGGGTTCAGTCATCGAGAAAACTAAAGGAAGCGATCTGGCAGTTGCTTTGGGAAGCAGAACGCCCTTATACGACCAAAGAAATTTCAAGTCTGCTTTACACAGGAGAAGCAACGGCAAACAGTCTGTTGCATTCATTAATGCAGGAAAAGAAAATAAAACGGGAAAAAATCACCTCTAAGATCAACGGACGGACGATTTCCCGTTATGTCTATTATGGTGTCGAGCCTTATGCGGAATTACAGCAGGAAGAGCTCTCCCCATTAATGGCACAGGTCTATCAGTTGTTTCAGTCTACCGGCCAGAAGTTGTCAGCAGAGCGTGTATCTTCCCTGCTCAATCTTGCGCCAACAAGCACGGCTACGGTTCTGTACCGCTTATACAAAAAAGGCTATCTCTCTAGAAGCAAAGAATACTCCGGTAAAAGAAAGCGATATCTTTACATGATTGAAGAAGATTCAGAACGCGAGTCTTCCTACATTATTGAAAGGATGGATAAACTGCCCGCCAAAGGCGGAACATTAAAAGACATATCAGCTGTTACCGGGATATCGATTCGTACTTTAAAAGAAGTGATGCTGGAGTTATTTAAAAAAGGACAAGTCTGCCGCCGGCGCCATAGCGAATATGCGGAAAATGAAAGTTTAATTTATTTTTTGCGCGACGAGAAAACATGGGAATATCACATCTCTCGATTACTAGAGTTCGAAATCGTCCAGGAATTAAACAAACATTCTTGCCCTTTGTCTTTAATTGACCTAGAAAATCGGTTGAATGTAAATGTATCCAAAATCAGGAAATCAGTGCAGTTTATGTGTGAAGCCTCCATCGTTGAACGGATTCACCTTGCAAAAGAATCGGCACACAGAAGAGGCTACGGATACAGGTTAACAAAAACCGGAAAAAGAAGAACTTCTACAATGTGGGATTACTTTGAGGAAATCGTTTGTACAGAGAAATAG